A genomic region of Lachnoclostridium edouardi contains the following coding sequences:
- a CDS encoding UDP-N-acetylenolpyruvoylglucosamine reductase encodes MTALRKDAMDLLERMPEDKLYFIIQIMEGVNGLYGGESERVREQAFEQLEKLRRKTPQIDYERELETYREEKYGTANIS; translated from the coding sequence ATGACGGCGCTTAGAAAAGACGCGATGGATTTGCTGGAACGGATGCCGGAGGATAAACTTTATTTTATTATTCAGATCATGGAAGGTGTAAACGGCCTTTATGGTGGGGAATCAGAGCGTGTTAGAGAGCAGGCGTTTGAGCAGTTGGAAAAACTCAGGCGGAAAACCCCGCAGATTGATTATGAAAGGGAACTAGAAACGTATAGAGAGGAAAAATATGGGACTGCGAATATTAGTTGA